The Setaria viridis chromosome 6, Setaria_viridis_v4.0, whole genome shotgun sequence genome includes the window CTTTGGGGACCGAGGGAAAAAAACACTCCAGCAAGGCAGCAAGGCCTGCTCGAGCCGGGAGGCTTCCAAATCCCTGCTCCGACCCCTTCTCCCGGATGGCTAGAGAGGccccttcttttcttcttttctgttCCTTCGgtttcccctcccctcccgctcGCGCGCCGGCTCGGACTGCCGCCTCCGCGCACAGGGCGCaaacgccaccgccgccgcttcgcaCCACCGGCCGGATCCCGTGCTTCCCATCCCCGTTACGACCTCTCCATGCGTCGCCGCCTCATCCCTGCACCATCTCGACGAATCCATCTGCGCCGCGGTCCTCTCGTCTCCCGCCCAGGCGCCACCGTCTTCCCGTCGAATCCATCCATGGACGGTCAAATCCGCCCGCGTCTGGCCACATCCAGCATCGTCGCCTCCTTCCCACCATCCGCAAGCAGCTTTCACGACCCCTCCGCCGCCTGACCCCGCGCAGCCGTGCCGAATCCGCCGGCCGCTTGTACTCCACGTGCGCCATGCGCATGGGAGTCGGAGGAGAAGCTGGAAGCCGCAAGGGCCAGATCCGGCCAGGACGCCCCTTCCTCGCCTGCCAGACGACGATAGCGGCCCTTCCTGCCAGCTGCcgtgggaggaggcggaggggaaaGAGGGCAGAGCAGGGAAAATCCCCCCGCCAGCACCTCGAGCTCACGGCCAAATTCGCTGGCGGCAGGGCAGGAGCGAGAGAAGAAGAtgtgggagagaagagagaaaggtGGGGACGGCGCCGGGGACCTTGGGCTCCTCCGCCGGAGCACTCACCGTCCTTGCCGTGGCCGAGCTCCTCCACGGCGGTGAGCTGCTGGGCTTGGCACGCAAGGGGGTTGACGGGCAGCGGCGGGGAGCTCCAGGAACAGGGACGGGGCGAcggagcagcgccgccgtcctcttGTGCTCGGGAGAAATAGGAGAGGGCGGCCGGGGATGGGAGGAGAGAAGagcaggacccacatgtcatatgATAGCAGGGGAGGGATCATTGCTGGAGTTGCAGGTTAAATTCTGAGCTTAGAGAAGTAAGGGCATCGAGTGGGGTGGGGGTATCGTAACAAACTTTATGAATTTAAtaaagttaaaatgatctataCTAAATTGGAAAAGGGAATGTAAATTGCTCGTCCATAATAGTGTGAATTGCATGATTATGTGGAAAAGCAGCGCAGCTAAATGTTTACCGGATACCCTATAAAAGAAGCACATGCATATGCTTGCTTTGTGAAAGGGACAGGTGCCCCAGTCCATGCAAAGCGGACATGCTGCATCTCCGGCTCCTGTCAAAAATCCAGCGTTCAAAGGTAGGCCTAGTAGCACTAGCACCGTAGCACGTGACACAGATGCAGTCAGAGCccagtcatgactcatgagaaGCTAGCGCCGCATAGAACTGGTCAGACAGTACGTGCGCGCTAATATAATGCATGGTGAGAGAGTTGACAGTAACACCTCCACTTTAAGGTCAAGGGTTATATTGTGCAAACCAAACTCTCTGCTCATATACTACTTAAATTGGAGAAGTGAATGTAAATTGCTTGTCCGTCCATAATAGCTTAGTGTGAATTGCATGATTCTGTAGAAAATGCAACGCAGCTAAATGTTTACCAGATACCCTATAAAATTAAAGAAGCACATCCATATGCTTTGCTTGTGAAAGGGACAGGTGCCCCAGTCCATGCAAACCGGATGCTGCATCTCCGGCTCCTTTGACACAACATGGAGCATTAAAAGTAGGCGTAGTAGCACTAGAGCACCGATCACCATGAGCATTGAGCCGCAGTCAGAGTCCACTCATGTAAAGGTAGCGCGCATGGAAGAATTGGtcagcgagagagagagagttgacaTGTAATCGTCAACTGACCCGGCGTGTGTTCGATCGTGCAGTGGCTGACGGCGGGGCGCGGCGTCGTGCACGCGGAGGTgcccggcggcgagggcgtgcAGCGGGGCATCAACATCTGGATCAACCTCGCCGCCGAGGACAAGATGTACGTGTCCATGTCGCCATGCTCTCACTGCGAATTCATCTCGTTCTGTTTGGGGGAGTTGCTAATTAATCAGCTGAGCTGCTGGCGTACGTGCAGGGTGGAGCCGATGTACCAGGACCTGGCGAGCCACGCCATCCCCACCGCCGCAGCCGAGAACGACGGCGGCGTCTCCGTCAAGGTCATCGCGGGCGAGTGCCTGGGCGCGCGCTCCCCGCTGCGGCCCCGCACCCCGGCGCTGTGCCTCGACGTCGCCCTGCGCCCCGGCGCGTGCCTGCGCCAGCCCGTCCCGCGCAGCTGGAACGCGTGCGCCTACGTCATCGGCGGCGAGGCCGTCTTCCCCGGCGACGAAGGCGCCTCCGCTGGGGCGCGCACGCTCGTCGTGTtcggcggtgacggcgacggcgtcgacgtgcgggccgaggcggcgggcgccggagcGAGGATCAtgctggtggcggcgcggccgcaCGGCGAGGCGGTGGTGCGGGACGGGCCCTTCGTCATGAACAccagggaggaggtggagcaggcGCGGGAGGActtccgccaccgccgcaacGGCTTCGAGATGGCCGATGGCTGGACctccgaccacgccgccaccgccgcggcgcgtTGATACTCTAGGCATCAAGGCATGGGTAGTTGTGGATTTTGCCACACGAAAAATGTCCGTGTAGCATAGAAATAGTGCTTGTATTAAGAGTATGATCAAGGGATCAATGTTCACggcatggccgcatgggtgCCATGGATTAGAACTTTAAGATTCCTGTGTGCGTCCCAGTTGTCTTGAAGTGAACTGTAGAATGATCTGGCACTAACGGAAAAGGTTCGAAAGTTCAGCAAAATTCTAAGAATTATAGTCTTCTCAACCTAAGAAAATTTTAGCAAAAAAGTTACCAGCGTTGGTTTTTTTGAGCAAACTCCTGTCACTGACTTGGTCTTTCTCTGCCACTCAACCGAAACGATCAATAGAATCAAACTATCAACTATGCAAGATTTTCAATCAATTTGATGCATAAACTCTTTATTTGCAAGCCAAGGGAAATTGTTTGCCTTTCGTCCCGTGGCAAAATTTGTCAATCTCAAGAGATATGTTGGCCTAGTTTTCCTGAGGTGCTAATGGCGATATGATGAGCATAATGTGAGTGTGAATTCATAAGATTTTACAATGGTACGGAGGAAACATAAATTACTCCTATCATCCTATGGTAATAATAATCTAGGAAACTAGATCATTAGATTGATGTTCATTCCAACAAGAGAGGGACTTGTTACAATTTCATATACACCAATAGGACGAACTACGAAGTATAAAATGGCATCGACATCAAGTTGATCTCCTAGGTGTCAAACGATTTATAGCGAATACAAATCACAACATGCCCTATTTTGATAAGGATAGTACTCGGATATCATGGATTCATGGACAATGTCTTACAGCTCTACCAAGACCAAACAACTACTATCTCGCTGCTGATTGGAGGATGCAAGGGAGATGCGACTCATGCTGAAAGTTTCCTTTTAGGTCACTGGGCTGAATAGTCGTGTTTATTTTCTTCATGGGCCGATGAATGTATTCCGTTTGGGCCCTAGGCCTATTAAGAGAAGGAAATAGTTCTCACGACAGCCACAGCCCCCACGAGCTTCACAGGTCACCACCAGCAATTCGTCCTCAGTTCAGCCGCACCTCCTCCTCAGCCGGCCGCCAGACGCCGCGGCGTCGCCCCAGCTCCAGGCCTCCTTCGCCAGCGGCGCGCGGTGCGAGCTTCAGCGGTTCAGGCTCCAGGTACGGCGAGTGCTCCTCGATCCGTCTCAAACCTCACGATCGAATTGGATTTGGATTGACGAATTCGTTGTTGGTACGAGGAACAGCAGGTGGCGATGGTGGCGCTACCGTCGTCGTGGGAGAATCTGCCGCCGGACCTTCTGGACCTCGTGCTCCATCTCCTGCCGTCCCTCGCCGACCGTGTTCGCCTCCGCGCCGTCTGCCGTCcctggcgcgccgccgcccagcggAAGCCGCGGCTGCCCCCGCCGCTCCCGTGTCTTGCGCTCCGCGACGGGACCCTCGTCGACCTCCAAGGCGCTCCGGTCCGCTGCGCGCCCATCCTCCGCGAGCGCGTCTTCCGCTACCTCGCCGTCGATGACCTGGCCTTCCTCGtgcacgacgacggcgcctgCTCCCTGACGAACCCTCTCTCTGGTTTCACGCTCCCTCTCCCGCAGCTGCTCCCCGCCTTGCGCAGGGCGCTCGGAGTCTCAATGCTACAAGCAATCTAACATCCTAAAGACGCACGGCAAGGGATCCTGTCCTCGCCGCTCGATTCAACACCAGATCCCTTCATTGCCATCATAATCATGGAAGGATACGGCATTGCTGTCTCTGCTTGCAAGCAACTGGATGCCATCAGCGCAATGATACCAGACCCACAGAGGACTCGTAGCACTCGAAGAATCTATGACATCGCCTTCTTTAATGGGAAGCTCTACGCCATCACCGAGTATGATGGGCTTCAAGCCTTGGAGCTTGATGTTGGACGACTTCACGAGCCAAATTCGTCATCGAGGTTTCATAAGTGCATTGCTGAGGACCCCAAGCAGCAGCGAATATACAGAGCCACGGATGATATTGATTACTTGGTCCTACGATACTTAGTAGAATGCAGTGGTAAGCTGTTGATGATAAGGCGGTGGATGAGCTTTCCACATGAAGCTCGGGTTGGAGACCATGACAGAACTTCCTGGTTTGAGGTCTTTGAGACAGACCTCGCCACCGTCCCTGGCCGATGGATCAATGTCGATAGCTTGGATGGGCTGGCAATCTTCCTTAATTCAGAATGCTCAAAGTCAGTCCTTGCTAGCAAGTGTGCAGGCGGAGTTCAAGAGGATTGCATCTATTTTATGCATAGGGTTTTCGACAATCCATCTATGCAGTATTTTGGTCCATGTGTGAACCCTCTTGGTGATTCAGGTGTGTGCAACATGAGAGATGGTAATATCACTCCATTGCTTCCAGAGGCTGTGATGACTGAGTTGCGGTGCAAACAGCAGTATCTAACTTGGTTCTTCCCCACCGGTTCATAACTTCTTTCTCATCTTACATGGTCGTTTGGTTATGGAATATTGCTATGCTTTATGTCTACCTCCTTTCTTATTGTTGCTATTCAATTGAAACATCAGTTGAACTGAACAATGTAAAATTTATAATCCCCTTTGAAGATGAAACTTTTCTTTGCATGCTATTGAAATTAGTTGCGTTCCAGGTCAATGTTTGGTTCTTTCCAGTTGATGTGTTACTTTTTTCTTAGTTTCACAAGTTGCTTGCATTTGTAACGCGAAAGGGTACCTGATGGGTTTCTATATGTATTTGTTTGTCCTCTGGGGTTGAATCTGCATTGTGCTGGTGTTACGAGGAAAAAAATGCAttttgctgatgatgcacttttcttACTAGATATTGTGACTAGATACTGTGTTGTTGATGTGAGTGGTTGATCTTTGATTTGAGCAGTTTACTTTGTTGATGATTACTTCATATGTGTGTGATTTCGTTCCTATTATCATTGTTCTTTTTTCAAACAATGTATTAGCATTGTTCTTGATCATATGAGGCCAATATTTGAATCTCAAGGGTGTAAGATCAACTGTTTTCCTATATTTGGGAGTTCCCCTTCCGTATAATGAACTTAGGAAAGTGAACTGACAGCTCCGTAGCATTTCTAGTAAAGTAACAATGATAGGTAGATGTTGGATGTGTCAGAAGTTTGGTTTGCTGCAATCTGAAATAagccccctttttttttcttgaacggAAATTTACCCTTTTCTACGGAAATCTTTGAACTCATAACAGACATAGAATATGTGGTGGGAAGTAGTGAGCAACTGTGTATTGCTGAGCCTTTTCATTTCAATGATGAAGAGTTGTATGTTAATTCATCCTGTGTGTATAATCCATAATGTTTATTCTCTTTGCCCTGATGTTGTTGTGCCTCCTGTTTCGGCATTGGTTGTATTGTGTCCCTACTCGCCTATCTGTTTAGTTGAGAGGCAAATTGCTTAGGAGACCTTTCTGTTGGTAGAAataatatactccctctgttccaaattataggtcattttaaattttttatttcataccttttactatgcatctagaaataatatatatgtatCTACGTATGAATGTTAAAAAGTTAAAACtaattataatttggaatgaagggagtatTATGCATAACTTTTTTGCCAGCTGCTAATTTTATTTGAATATCTGAAGCATTTAGGAGACAGATAGACTTAACTAGGTGGTTATATGTAGCACGAAGTATATATAGTATTAAACATGGTTTCTTCTGTTTATTAACCATTTGGATAGTGATGAGATTCAAGACCTATTTCCCGGTTCGCCCACAGGAAAAAAAGAATTCATATCTCTGTTATAAACCTTCAAAATACCATGCTAACTTACTAAGACTACCCACATTATAGTTGATGTTGAAAAATTATGTCTTCTCCACCTCAAGCCAAGGTTCAGAACACTTTATCGCACACAGCATTCAGCATGGATACCCAAGTGCATGTGGATTAACTCGTCAGAACAACTTCCTTCACTATCCTTTTTCACGTGAGAAATAATCGTGCACGTACTCCCTCTCCCTTCCTGTCAACATCAGCGCCCTTGCGAAAATTCTCACGAATCGATCTCGCTCCCCTCCCTCAAAATCCTGAATCCATGCCATGCCATTTCTCCTCCATGGATCTAGTGGAGTTGACGGTGAGGGTGCAACTTGAAGTATGGGGCCGGCGTGACTggatttttttaacctttttaaggtatttttaaaaataatcccTCCCCAACTTTATCTGCACGGCCTGACCCTTTGGCAGTGGCGCTGCAGTTAgctgctgccgcgccacatgcagtGCACAACAGCGCTGCCACGCCAGCGCGTCGCTGATTGGGTGAGCcactgccgcgccacatgcgcTGGCGCGATAAGCTTCAAGTCTTGACAGGTGTGCTGGgccttcctcctctcttcctcctcctctaatCCGACCCAAGCCGCCCTCCtttgctcgccgccggccaccccccCCCATCCAGTGATTTGGGGTTAGGAAAAGTGGGGGGGAATTGATCCCCGCGTCGTTGGGAAAGTATCCTCcacttttttccttcttttaccATTCCATTTAGTAGACCGAAGGGTGTCTAGGTGAACTAGGTTTAGGATTTTGTTTTGAAGTTTTCATGATTTACAAGTTTGTTATGTAGTAATGAATGCTTAGTTCATACGCAGTCAACTCTCTGCCCGCGATTATAACGTGTAGAAGTAGTTGCATGCATCGATTTTTATAGTTGTTGATGTCTTTGTATAGTGTAAATGGCATGTGTAGGTTTATTTGTCTAATATGTTGAATTAATGtagtttgttgttgttgttcatagTAAATGAGCTATATTTGGTATGCCACAGtctttgtattttgtagatggatcattTAGTTCATATATTTCATGGTGGGATTGTGAAAGAGAATGGGGAGtttgagaatatgaatgaggtaGTGGAATTGTTCGATGTTCATCCAAGTTTTaaagatttagttgaccgtgcaaAGACAAAGTATGGATGTGGAGTGGATGAGATAACATTGAGAGACTGTTTTGATTGTGCGAAAGCTAGAcgtcattatgttctcatggaTTTGACATCCGAGTCTAATTGGAAGCAATATAAGGAAGTAGTTGAGCATGATAATGTCGTATGTTTGGAGGTGGTAGTTGATATTTGTCGTAGGCCTAGCATAAATGTTACCTTGAGAGATGAAGTCCGGTTAGTGGTTGAGAATGGTACCCAAGAGTCAACAATTTCACATCATGGTTTAGGTGAAACCCAATCTGATTTTGGCTTGGCCATTGTGAATGATGATTTTGATAATGATACTTTTGAGCAGGAAGAAGCaaatatagattatgatgaTATATCTCTAGGTTCCGAAAATGATGACTTTGAGGAGGAGAATGGGGCAGAAGATGTTCAGGCCAACGCACATGAGATGTAGTAGTTAGAGATAGGCTTgaatgggaggaggaggagtcacaATCTGAGGAGAATGGGCCTGAatttgaggaggaggaggagtcacaATCTGAGGAGGATGGGCCGCAGGTCAACACTACAACTGTGCAAGATGTAGAGGACATTGGTCCTGTGGACGAATGTTATTCTTACACCCCAATGAGTTCACTTGTTGAAGGAATATCATGTTGAACTCCCATCCATTCCCAATGCTAAGGACATAAGCATGGTCCACAAAGTCATATGTGAATCTACTATGGTGACTTGGGAAGGGATATGCTATAGTGAGAATCCAATGATTAAGAAGGGAATGAAGTTCAACAATCTTGAGGAGctcaagtttttcttggctgactatgTAGTGAGGTCACATAGGCCTTTCAGTGTAGTTCACTCAGACAAGAACCTAAGGTATGATGttatgtgcaagcaaggatgcatgTGGTGTGTATGGTTGCACCTAATTTGATGCACAGGACAATGGAGGacttcaaatgttgtgcaacctcGTACTTTCCGTTCTTCTCAGCCGAAACGAGTGCACGCGCAGTGCACAACTTTCTACCTTGGGCGGCGCATCCTAGGCATTGTCCGCGCGGACAGCAAGACATCGGTGTCATGTCTCGTGGAGTCCATATTTGCCTTTAGTGGATACCGTGTCAAGTATTAAAAGGCATGGCGGGCGAAACAACACGCCGTTGCACTGCTTTGGGGAGACTTGAAGGAGTTGTATGGCATGATTCCTAGGGTCCTCACCGCTATGGCCTACTACAATCCCAGGATTAAATGGTTCCCTCACACGTTCAACACGATGCAAACTGACAATGGTGTTTATAAGCACGTCCTTCAAAGGGTTTTTTTTGTCCTTCACACAATGCCGCGTGTCTTTCCAACATTGTCGTTCGGTGATACTTGTTGATGCTACATTCTTGACTGGGAAGTATTAGGGTACATGAATGATGGTTGTTGCTGTTG containing:
- the LOC117861226 gene encoding pirin-like protein, encoding MSAATACMPLVPPVHGSAGPAMAAAAVVVERRHPGPAEAVKIESHGTEELRRPEDDDDGDVMNEPRAVVRTLTCERKPYVEGFALWRSIGRPELPELDPILSFDEFEFSAPAGFTDHPHRGFENVTYMLEGGVSYHDFSGHKGTINTGDVQWLTAGRGVVHAEVPGGEGVQRGINIWINLAAEDKMVEPMYQDLASHAIPTAAAENDGGVSVKVIAGECLGARSPLRPRTPALCLDVALRPGACLRQPVPRSWNACAYVIGGEAVFPGDEGASAGARTLVVFGGDGDGVDVRAEAAGAGARIMLVAARPHGEAVVRDGPFVMNTREEVEQAREDFRHRRNGFEMADGWTSDHAATAAAR